A single window of Anomaloglossus baeobatrachus isolate aAnoBae1 chromosome 9, aAnoBae1.hap1, whole genome shotgun sequence DNA harbors:
- the LOC142250551 gene encoding glutamine amidotransferase-like class 1 domain-containing protein 3, mitochondrial, whose product MTKQVAVILCGCGVYDGSEVHEASAVFVHLSRAGVQYVAFAPDMEQMHVVDHVRGQPCEETRNVLTESARIARGKVTDLKELKVSDFAAIIIPGGFGVAKNLSTWAIDGKDCSVIKPIEDAIKGFHDAKKPIGLCCISPVLAAKILPGCEVTVGCDTECEKWPHAGTAGAIEQLGCKHVNKQVNEVHIDAKHKLVTTCAFMSNSPLHEIFDGIGKMVEAVLKLS is encoded by the exons ATGACCAAGCAGGTGGCAGTGATCCTCTGTGGCTGCGGGGTGTATGATGGCAGTGAGGTCCACGAGGCCTCTGCAGTGTTCGTGCACCTGAGCAGAGCTGGGGTGCAG TATGTGGCGTTTGCTCCTGACATGGAGCAGATGCATGTGGTGGACCATGTGAGAGGACAGCCCTGCGAGGAGACCCGGAACGTGCTGACCGAGAGCGCGCGCATCGCAAGAGGGAAGGTCACAGATCTGAAGGAGCTAAAAGTCAGTGACTTTGCTGCAATCATCATCCCAG GAGGTTTTGGAGTTGCTAAAAATCTTTCTACTTGGGCGATTGATGGGAAAGACTGCTCCGTAATAAAACCCATTGAAGACGCTATTAAAGGATTTCATGATGCCAAGAAGCCCATTGGCCTGTGCTGTATCTCCCCCGTACTGGCCGCCAAAATCCTACCAGGATGTGAAGTCACTGTCGGGTGTGATACAGAGTGCGAAAA GTGGCCACATGCTGGAACAGCGGGAGCCATTGAACAGCTGGGCTGTAAACACGTCAACAAACAGGTCAACGAAGTTCACATAGATGCCAAACATAAACTGGTCACCACGTGCGCCTTCATGAGTAACAGCCCGCTACATGAGATATTTGATGGCATCGGCAAAATGGTTGAAGCCGTGCTCAAGTTGAGTTGA